In Hydrogenovibrio thermophilus, the following are encoded in one genomic region:
- the cfa gene encoding cyclopropane fatty acyl phospholipid synthase, which yields MRHSTVLADKEVRAGTLVSGRLGKAADFLESQLAKAGLTVNGSNPWDPQIHNAQTYWRVLRDGTLGAGESYMDHWWDCEQLDEMITRAMTAKLDESLTGRWIFIKHWLMARLTNMQSEKRAYQVGEQHYDVGNDLYEAMLDPTMAYSCGYWKNADSLHQAQEAKLDLICQKLELQPNETVLDIGCGWGSFAELAARKYGVHVTGLTISREQQQLAEQRCKDLPVTIELKDYRKMEGTFDKLVSIGMFEHVGPKNYDTYMRTAYDLMKDDGIFVLHTIGSDKSFYVTNPWIHKYIFPNGSIPSLAQINKAAEPYFVVEDVHNFGPDYDRTLMAWQRNFDQAWPDLQDRYDSRFYRMWNYYLKISAGAFRSRSLQLYQVVLRKRLTPLDPYHSKR from the coding sequence AACTGGCGAAAGCCGGTCTCACCGTGAACGGTTCCAACCCCTGGGACCCGCAAATCCATAATGCCCAAACCTACTGGCGGGTGTTGCGCGACGGCACGCTCGGGGCCGGGGAAAGTTACATGGATCACTGGTGGGACTGCGAACAACTGGACGAAATGATTACCCGCGCCATGACCGCCAAACTGGACGAATCCTTGACCGGGCGCTGGATCTTCATCAAACATTGGCTGATGGCGCGTTTGACGAATATGCAATCGGAAAAGCGCGCCTATCAAGTTGGTGAGCAACATTATGACGTCGGCAATGACCTCTACGAAGCCATGCTGGACCCGACTATGGCCTATTCCTGCGGTTATTGGAAAAACGCCGACAGCCTGCATCAGGCCCAAGAAGCCAAGTTGGACTTGATTTGCCAGAAACTGGAGTTGCAACCCAATGAAACGGTGCTTGATATTGGGTGTGGTTGGGGCAGTTTCGCCGAATTGGCGGCGCGCAAATATGGGGTGCACGTCACCGGTTTGACCATTTCGCGTGAACAGCAACAGCTCGCCGAACAGCGTTGCAAAGACTTGCCGGTAACCATTGAACTCAAAGACTACCGTAAAATGGAAGGCACGTTCGACAAGCTGGTGTCCATCGGCATGTTCGAGCACGTCGGGCCAAAAAATTACGACACCTACATGCGCACCGCTTACGACTTGATGAAAGACGACGGGATTTTCGTACTGCACACCATCGGCAGCGACAAGTCGTTTTACGTCACCAATCCGTGGATTCACAAATACATTTTCCCGAACGGTTCGATTCCGTCGTTGGCGCAAATCAATAAGGCGGCGGAACCCTATTTTGTGGTGGAAGACGTGCACAATTTCGGGCCGGATTACGACCGCACCTTGATGGCGTGGCAACGCAATTTCGACCAGGCCTGGCCGGATTTGCAAGACCGTTACGACAGCCGTTTTTATCGGATGTGGAATTATTATCTGAAAATTTCCGCCGGGGCTTTCCGAAGCCGTTCCCTACAGTTGTATCAAGTGGTGCTGCGTAAACGTCTGACGCCGCTGGATCCCTATCACAGCAAACGCTGA
- the thiD gene encoding bifunctional hydroxymethylpyrimidine kinase/phosphomethylpyrimidine kinase, producing the protein MTRQPFDKEKSFMRPTTPTVLTIAGSDPYGGAGIQADLKTIHALGGYGFSALTAVTAQNSQGVQQVEALAAETLHHQLQALFEDVQIDAVKIGMLANAELIDVVATTLQRHPTSAVVLDTVLVSSSGHPLLAADAVSILVEKLFPLADVITPNLPELNHLLDRAPETPADDLVEIEKALCEMGVQAAVLKGGHSGETDAAADILIQPTRGVKSEPKRFSSPRVSTTHTHGTGCVFSSAIATELAQGRTLEEAVGNAKRYLTAWLSQSEALYFHYHDSSTAKRREPIHIRDIRHV; encoded by the coding sequence ATGACGAGACAACCTTTCGATAAGGAAAAATCCTTTATGCGCCCCACCACACCAACCGTTTTGACCATTGCGGGTTCCGACCCTTACGGCGGTGCCGGCATTCAAGCCGATTTGAAAACCATCCACGCTTTGGGCGGTTACGGTTTCAGCGCCCTTACCGCGGTGACAGCGCAAAATTCGCAGGGCGTACAACAGGTGGAAGCTTTAGCGGCAGAAACGTTACACCACCAATTGCAGGCCTTGTTCGAGGATGTGCAAATCGACGCCGTCAAAATCGGCATGCTCGCCAATGCGGAATTGATTGACGTGGTCGCCACGACGTTGCAACGTCACCCAACCAGTGCCGTGGTGCTGGATACGGTGCTGGTCAGCTCCAGCGGGCACCCGTTGTTGGCCGCCGACGCCGTCAGCATTCTAGTGGAAAAATTGTTTCCGCTGGCCGACGTCATCACCCCCAATTTACCGGAGTTGAATCACCTGTTGGACCGTGCGCCGGAAACGCCGGCCGATGATCTGGTTGAAATCGAAAAGGCGTTGTGTGAGATGGGCGTTCAAGCGGCCGTGCTCAAAGGCGGCCACAGCGGGGAAACCGATGCGGCAGCCGACATTTTGATTCAGCCAACCCGCGGCGTTAAGTCCGAACCGAAACGCTTCTCCAGCCCGCGGGTGTCCACCACCCACACCCACGGTACCGGCTGCGTGTTTTCATCCGCCATCGCCACCGAGCTGGCCCAAGGAAGAACACTGGAAGAGGCCGTCGGCAACGCCAAGCGTTATCTAACCGCTTGGCTGAGCCAGTCCGAGGCCCTTTATTTCCATTACCATGACTCATCCACGGCAAAGCGCCGAGAGCCAATACACATTCGCGACATTCGTCATGTTTGA
- the thiE gene encoding thiamine phosphate synthase has product MKAGLVKMQFPSCQTPEQPLGLYPLVNRAEDAALLFQNGITTLQVRIKDLQGKALRQELAATVRLAETYNARLFINDYWQIAIELGAYGVHLGQEDLHTADAQSLFQAGLRLGVSTHNPSEIETALPLQPSYLAIGPIFGTQSKQLDYPAVGLDNLSHWNRSLPIPVVAIGGIGLEQLGAVVRAGANGVAMIQGLQLHQADGAEHLNTLQTRFAENYQAWSKRPNDETTFR; this is encoded by the coding sequence ATGAAAGCAGGTCTGGTCAAAATGCAGTTTCCATCTTGCCAAACGCCCGAGCAACCGCTGGGGCTTTATCCGTTGGTCAACCGCGCCGAAGACGCCGCTTTGTTGTTCCAAAACGGTATCACCACCCTGCAAGTCCGCATTAAGGATTTGCAGGGCAAGGCTTTGCGCCAAGAACTCGCCGCCACCGTGCGCTTGGCGGAAACCTACAATGCCCGTTTGTTCATCAACGATTACTGGCAAATCGCCATCGAATTGGGCGCTTACGGCGTGCATCTCGGCCAGGAAGATTTGCACACCGCCGATGCCCAATCACTGTTTCAAGCCGGTTTACGGCTTGGCGTCAGCACCCATAATCCGTCGGAAATCGAAACCGCCTTGCCGTTGCAACCGTCGTATCTCGCCATCGGCCCGATTTTCGGCACCCAAAGCAAACAACTCGACTATCCAGCGGTCGGGCTGGACAATCTAAGCCATTGGAACCGTTCGCTGCCAATACCGGTGGTTGCCATCGGCGGGATTGGATTGGAACAACTGGGCGCCGTGGTGCGCGCCGGCGCCAATGGCGTGGCAATGATTCAAGGGTTACAATTGCATCAAGCCGACGGCGCCGAACACCTCAACACCCTGCAAACCCGGTTTGCCGAAAACTACCAGGCCTGGTCGAAAAGGCCCAATGACGAGACAACCTTTCGATAA
- a CDS encoding thiazole synthase, protein MPAQTTSTHTPSAQNDMTWHIGGETLNSRLLIGSALYSSPQAMQASVHASGSEIVTVSLRRQAAGDAAGQDFWQRIQALNVKVLPNTAGCHSAKEAITTAQMAREVFQTHWVKLEVIGDQYTLQPDPFELVKAAEALVKDGFEVFPYTTDDLVLAQKLVDAGCRILMPWGSPIGSGKGLMNPYNLGILRERFPELNLIVDAGIGKPSHAVQALEMGYDGVLLNSAVALSPQPEKMARAFKSAVEAGFYGRQAGTMPERNLAVPSTPVVGTPFWHQENSST, encoded by the coding sequence ATGCCGGCACAAACAACTTCAACACACACCCCTTCCGCACAAAACGACATGACTTGGCACATCGGCGGCGAAACCCTGAACAGCCGCTTGTTGATCGGCTCCGCCCTGTATTCGTCACCTCAGGCGATGCAAGCCTCCGTGCACGCTTCCGGTTCGGAAATCGTCACGGTCTCGCTGCGCCGTCAGGCGGCGGGCGATGCGGCCGGTCAGGATTTCTGGCAGCGAATTCAAGCCCTGAACGTCAAGGTTCTGCCGAATACCGCCGGTTGTCACTCCGCCAAAGAAGCCATCACCACCGCGCAAATGGCACGCGAAGTCTTTCAGACCCACTGGGTGAAACTGGAAGTCATCGGCGACCAATACACACTGCAACCCGACCCTTTCGAACTGGTCAAAGCGGCGGAAGCGCTGGTTAAGGACGGTTTCGAGGTCTTCCCTTACACCACTGACGATTTGGTGCTGGCGCAAAAACTGGTCGATGCCGGTTGCCGAATTCTCATGCCGTGGGGCTCGCCCATCGGGTCGGGCAAAGGGCTGATGAACCCTTACAACCTGGGCATTTTGCGGGAACGCTTTCCGGAGTTGAACCTGATTGTGGACGCCGGTATCGGCAAACCGTCCCATGCGGTTCAAGCGCTGGAAATGGGTTACGACGGTGTTTTACTCAATTCCGCCGTGGCGCTGTCGCCGCAACCGGAAAAGATGGCCCGCGCTTTCAAGTCTGCGGTGGAAGCTGGTTTTTACGGCCGCCAGGCCGGCACCATGCCGGAACGCAACCTGGCGGTGCCGTCCACTCCGGTGGTCGGCACGCCTTTCTGGCATCAAGAAAACTCTTCGACCTAG
- the thiS gene encoding sulfur carrier protein ThiS: MTLLINDQPQAFDTLPNLQALLEQLGYQPNQFAVAVNETFVPRGQYRETALQDGDRIEIVAPMQGG, encoded by the coding sequence ATGACACTTTTGATTAACGATCAACCGCAGGCTTTCGACACTTTGCCGAATTTGCAAGCGTTACTGGAACAACTCGGCTACCAACCGAACCAGTTTGCCGTGGCGGTCAACGAAACCTTCGTTCCGCGCGGTCAATACCGGGAAACGGCTTTACAAGACGGCGACCGCATTGAAATCGTCGCGCCGATGCAAGGAGGTTGA